From the genome of Candidatus Poribacteria bacterium:
ATCGTGCGTATCTGGAAGGGTCATGGCGTGTTCCACCCGGCAGCCTCGACCCGAATCCCGGTCTAACAGCGGTCCCGATGTTTGAGGCGGCGGCTGAGGGTAAAGTTCGCGCACTTTGGATCGCTTGCACGAACCCGGCGGTGAGTATGCCCGACACAAAGGTGTCACAAGCAGGACTCCGCCGTGCCGATTTGGTTATCGTTCAGGATTGTTATTACCCCACAGAGACATCGGAATACGCCGATGTGATACTTCCCGCAGCGCAGTGGGGTGAAAAGCAAGGCACCATGACGAACAGTGAACGGCTTGTCGTCCGAAGTGAGCAGTTCCTCACGCCTCCCGGTGAAGCAAAACCGGATTGGTGGATATTCACGCAAGTCGCAAAAGCGATGGGATTTAAGCGGAATTTCGACTTCTACACCCCCGAAGAGGTATGGGATGAATATCGGCTTTTGACAGCAGGCACACCGTGCGATCAGATGGGGATGACGAATGAACGACTCGCGAAAACTTCACTTCGCTGGCCCTGTCCTTACCCGCGACACCCTGGGACCCCCCGCCGGTATACGCGTAGGAAGTTTTTAACCGAGTCCGAGAAGGCACAATTCCATACGCCTGTCTATCAACCTCCCGATGAAAACACCGATGAGGAGTTCCCCCTCGGTTTAACGACAGGGCGGGTTGAGAGCCAGTGGCATACCCGCACTCGAACGGGCAAGGTGCCGCAGCTGGTGCGCAAAGACCCGGACCCCTTTGTGGAAATCCATCCAGATGATGCGATAGAGAACGATGTACAGGACGGTGAATGGGTGTATCTCGTCGGGCGACGCGGACGGTGTTATGCGAAGGCACGTGTCACAGAGACAATTCGACGCGGATTGCTTTTCACGCCGTTCCATTGGGGGGATCTCTTCCACCCAGAAACCAATTCAAATTATGTAACGAACCCTGCGTTTGATCCGGTATCCAAGCAACCGGAATTAAAATTCTGCGCCGTGCGGATTGAACCTGATAATTCGGAGGCGGGACCCCCTATTTAAGGGGTCCCTATCTAAAATTTTCCCGTGAAGGACGTTCTTGCACCACAGGTATCACGTAACTCCGAATCGTCAATCCATCTATCGTCTCTGTCTCAGTGTGCGGTTTCGGCACCTCGCGGTGATCGAACACCACGTAGTAGCCTTCTGTTACATCTTCCGTTGACAGATACGCCGCGAGTTGTTGCTTCCCTTCGGTATAACCTCTTTCGCTTCTCCAAATCTTTGTTTCAACGATGTATTTTTTTTCGTTGTGAAGAATGAGCAGGTCCATCCTGCCGCGACCGGTTGGGACTTCCATATACATCGCCCCGTTCACGCTGTTAACGAACTGATCAAGGTAGGCAAAGAGGAGATGCTGTCCGATGAATTCTTGAGGGGTTTCGGGGACTTGTAGGATCCTAAACCCAGCGCGAGCAATAAAGTCACGGAAGTTGTCTAAGAGCCGTTCCATCTGAATCTCCCCAGTGGACGTGAGATACTGAAATCCATCGGTATCTTCAGGGAAATAGTCGCGTTCCAACCCGTTGACTATCGGCTTGAATGCTTGTATGATTCGGTAGAGATAAATCGGGTTAGTAATTTCACACTTTCTGTCAGTGCCTTTCGTGATGACCCCATACGTGGCGAGTTCATTGATAATGTCATTATCAGGGTTAAATGGCACGCTGTTCTCATAAGAAACGATTCGCATCAGTATGGTTTGAAAGCGCGGGTCTTTGCGGATATTGGTCAGGAGATGTTCAATGTTGGTGTTCCGTTCATCTAAGAGTTGACTGTGTGCCTCTGCAAAGTGGGTCATTGTCAGCGTTTCAGTTTTGGCGATGTCCATCTCCTCGGTAAGTATCTGTGCGAACCGATTAACAAGGAAAGGCTGTCCCCCTGTCTGTCTGTGAACGGACTCAATCACTTCTGAGACGAAGGCTTGCCCGGTATCGTCGGTGTATTGCCAAAGGAGTTCTTGCACCTGAGCCAGCGTAAAATTGGGCAAAGCAAAATCGTCATGGATATTGAAGGGGGAGACAGAGCGATCATAGTCAAGTTGCGCGATACTTTTGACCCCCACAATGCCAAGGCTGTGGGGACATTGAAGCGTAGTATGAGTGACGTAAGTATGTCGAAAGGCGTGCAGAAAACCCTTCAGGGCAGATGTGGGGATGCCATCAAACTCGTCTATAATGAGGACGACTTTCTGCCAATGTTCTCCATCCTTCAAGAAACGCTGAACCTGTTCAAAAAACTCCAGCATTGACAAATGGTTGGTCATCTGGGCATTGTCAAGAAAACGCTTTAGGGCTTCGTCAAGTTCCTCTCCGCGACTTTGGAAAACGCGTTCAATTTCTTTGTGAATCTGTTTGGTGAGAGAGTCGTAAAATTCGGAACGGCTGCAGTCTACATATATTTCAAAATTCAGTTGAAT
Proteins encoded in this window:
- a CDS encoding AAA family ATPase translates to MRRFGTQGPVNPEQHYVVARTEELTEFIKRVKEGRYIVIFAPRQTGKTTFFQRAVAALAAEDLTYFPIQLNFEIYVDCSRSEFYDSLTKQIHKEIERVFQSRGEELDEALKRFLDNAQMTNHLSMLEFFEQVQRFLKDGEHWQKVVLIIDEFDGIPTSALKGFLHAFRHTYVTHTTLQCPHSLGIVGVKSIAQLDYDRSVSPFNIHDDFALPNFTLAQVQELLWQYTDDTGQAFVSEVIESVHRQTGGQPFLVNRFAQILTEEMDIAKTETLTMTHFAEAHSQLLDERNTNIEHLLTNIRKDPRFQTILMRIVSYENSVPFNPDNDIINELATYGVITKGTDRKCEITNPIYLYRIIQAFKPIVNGLERDYFPEDTDGFQYLTSTGEIQMERLLDNFRDFIARAGFRILQVPETPQEFIGQHLLFAYLDQFVNSVNGAMYMEVPTGRGRMDLLILHNEKKYIVETKIWRSERGYTEGKQQLAAYLSTEDVTEGYYVVFDHREVPKPHTETETIDGLTIRSYVIPVVQERPSRENFR